Sequence from the Hymenobacter gelipurpurascens genome:
GATGATGCCGAAGCCGAAGTGCATGGCGGCCGTGCACACCTGCACCGAGGAGGCCCCCAGCAGGATGTGCTCCACGGCATCGCGCCAGTTTTCAATGCCCCCAATCCCGGAGATGGGTAGTGCCACGTGCGGATCCTGGGCGCAGTTTTTCACCATGTTCAGGGCAATGGGCTTCACGGCCGGGCCGCAGTAGCCGCCGTTGGTGCCCTGGCCATCCACAATGGGGTAGGGCGCAAACAGATCCAGGTCAACGCCGACGATGCTCTGGATGGTGTTGATGAGCGAAATGGCATCGGCCCCACCCAGGCGGGCGGCCCGGGCGGGTTCCGTGATGTCGGAGATGTTGGGCGTGAGCTTTACGATTACCGGAATCCGGGCTACTTCCATCACCCATTCCACAATCAGGCGCAGCACGTCGGGCTCCTGGCCTACGGCCGAGCCCATGCCCCGCTCGCACATGCCGTGGGGGCAGCCGAAGTTGAGCTCGATGCCATCGGCGCCGGCATTTGTGACGTCGCGCACAATCTGGTGCCACTCCTCCCGGCTCTGCACCATCAGGGAGGCAATGACGGCGTGGCGGGGAAAGTGCTTTTTCACTTCCTCAATCTCGCGCAGGTTGTCAATTAGGGGGCGGTCAGAAATCAGCTCAATGTTGTTGAAGCCGATCAGGCGCTTGTCGCGGTAGTTGACGCCCCCGTAGCGGCTCGATACGTTCACGACGGGCACACCCAGGGTTTTCCAGACGGCACC
This genomic interval carries:
- the preA gene encoding NAD-dependent dihydropyrimidine dehydrogenase subunit PreA gives rise to the protein MPDLSINFAGIKSPNPFWLASAPPTNSGYQVMKAFDAGWGGAVWKTLGVPVVNVSSRYGGVNYRDKRLIGFNNIELISDRPLIDNLREIEEVKKHFPRHAVIASLMVQSREEWHQIVRDVTNAGADGIELNFGCPHGMCERGMGSAVGQEPDVLRLIVEWVMEVARIPVIVKLTPNISDITEPARAARLGGADAISLINTIQSIVGVDLDLFAPYPIVDGQGTNGGYCGPAVKPIALNMVKNCAQDPHVALPISGIGGIENWRDAVEHILLGASSVQVCTAAMHFGFGIIREMTAGLEQYMTEKGFATIYDMVGKALPNVKHWEDLNLKYKVTAKIHEEKCIGCQLCYTACEDGAHQAIALREGTRVPEIIEENCVGCNLCSLVCPVEQCITMERTDDGTEHLTWKERTLAGSVPTTFNDEQAGGLHHWVPEPTAALGKEKHKTLPGKARQLGPPSPVGTEPASKE